A genome region from Erigeron canadensis isolate Cc75 chromosome 3, C_canadensis_v1, whole genome shotgun sequence includes the following:
- the LOC122594042 gene encoding protein LIGHT-DEPENDENT SHORT HYPOCOTYLS 3-like — translation MDPYFEIYNNHQQDSSSLITLETGSSSTSPAVATTPSRYESQKRRDWNTFCQYLRNHHPPLSISQCSGANVLEFLCYLDQFGKTKVHTMICPFYGHPNPPAPCPCPLRQAWGSLDALIGRLRAAYEETGGTPQTNPFAEQAVKLYLREIRELQSKARGISYEKKKRKRPVGTTTTTTS, via the coding sequence ATGGATCCATACTTTGAAATCTATAACAACCACCAACAAGATTCTAGCAGCTTGATCACCCTTGAAACTGGTTCTTCTTCCACTTCTCCGGCCGTAGCGACGACTCCTAGCCGCTACGAGAGCCAAAAACGCCGTGATTGGAACACCTTTTGTCAATACTTGAGAAACCACCACCCACCACTCTCTATTTCACAATGTAGTGGTGCAAATGTGCTAGAGTTCCTTTGTTACCTTGACCAATTTGGAAAGACCAAAGTTCATACCATGATATGTCCATTTTATGGGCATCCAAATCCACCTGCCCCTTGCCCTTGTCCACTTCGACAAGCTTGGGGCAGTTTGGATGCCCTGATAGGCCGTCTCAGGGCGGCCTACGAGGAGACTGGTGGAACTCCACAAACAAACCCTTTCGCGGAACAAGCTGTAAAGCTTTACCTTCGTGAAATTCGTGAATTGCAATCAAAAGCAAGAGGGATTAGCTACGAGAAAAAGAAACGAAAGAGGCCGGTTGGcaccactactactactacaaGCTGA